Part of the Perognathus longimembris pacificus isolate PPM17 chromosome 1, ASM2315922v1, whole genome shotgun sequence genome, aggcatcagtggcttacacttgtgatcctagctattcagaaggctgagatctgaagattgcagttccatataaacagaagagaccagaagtggcgctgtggctcaagtggtagagtgctagccttgagcaaaagaagctcaggtacagtgctcaggccctgagtgcaagccccaggactggcaaaaataaaataaagggccaAGGAGCTAAATAGAAACTTATCAGAAGAAGAAGTGAGAATGGCCAGTAATCATGTGAGGAAATGCTCCatccctagccataaaggaaatttaaatgaaaacaacatcAAGATTCCCTctcactgggtaccagtggctcacgcctgtaatcctagctactcaggaggctgagatctgaggatcactgttcaaagccagcccaggcaggaaagtccgtgagactcttatctccaattaatcaccagaaaaccagaagtggtgctgttgcttaggtggtagagcactagccttgagctgaagagctcgggacagcgcccaggcccagagttcaagccccacgactgacaaacaaaagatcccatctcaccccaaATACACGAACAACAAAAATGCTAGTGGGGATGTTGGGGGAAAGAACCCTagtgcactgctggtgggaatgtgacctagtgcaaccactatggaaggcaatttggagattcctcaacagactaaacatagagctaccctatggtCCAGCCATACCCCTCTTGGGCACTTATCCAAACAATTACAAGTCAGGTACAGttaagacacctgcacatccatgttcactgctgcattattcaccatagccaagttgcggaaacagcccagatgctctgCAGTGGCGgactggatgaagaaaatgtgaattttcCTCATCCAGCAAGAAGAATGTTATTTTCAGAGAAATGAGTAGATCTGGAAAAATGTTAAATTAGGTTCACAGACAAAGGGCTCTCATGTGGAAGGCAGATATAAACTATAAACATGGAAACAAGCAGGAACATATGCACAAATTGACTAGGTTATGGTGTATGCATAGGAGGATTCCAGTTGTATAATTTCTGTGAACGGGCttaattaacaaacaaaatgaaatccaggaaataaaaataaatgggggAAAGGTGGATGAATATAGAAGAAATgagcagggagctggtggcttacacctatcatctcagctaAGATAGCTCAGTAAAGGCAGAGTCTTTCTATAGAGTTGTGggttctgtgtgcatgtgtacattgggttgggtggggttgggacagaagggagaatgatggaaggggtgacattgatcaacatgcagtgtactcataaacagacatgttgaatcaaaactccattgtacaacagcttaaaggaaatttaaaagtgggctggggctgggaacgtggcttagtggtagaccgcttgcctggcatgcatgtggtcctgtgttcgattcctcagtaccacataaacagacaaagatggaagtggcactgtggctcaagtggtagagtgctggccttgaacaaaagcagctcagggactcagttcaagtcccaggactggcaaaaaaaaaaagtctgtgtcaGGCAGAAGAGTACTGAGCATCGTGTGTGTACTCCAACCTAACCACATTGACCTGTCCCCCCCTTGTTCAGGGAAAGATGGAACTGCAGGAAACAATTAACGTGTGGAAGCAGCGGACACATATTATGCGGTTCTTCCATGAAACAGAAGCACCACGGCCAAATGATTTCCTGTCCAAGTTCTATGTTGGCCACGACCCGTGACGACACTTGGTGGAAAGATGCGTGTGGCTATTTAACTGTTTTAGAGTACAAATAAACTCATCATTTGATTGTCGGTGCGGGATAGAGCCCCACTGGCAAACCAGTTCTCTgtggtctcactttttgcctgaaaAAGTGAGATTTTGACATATTACCAATTTTTTTTCTCGAAATGTACattggtttgggggttttttttgttttgtttttggaggggagggaagactagggtttgaattcaggtgcCGTCCCAtagcttctgctcaaagctggtactataccacttcagccaagctccagttctggcttcttagtggtgaGATTGTCTCATGGATtgttcttgcctaggctggccttgagctgtgatcctcacgtctcagcctcctgagaagtcaggattacaggctagATTGGCTTTTTTCTCATCCTTGTATATCCTTAGGAAGGAATGAGACCATCAGTTCAAACACTGTCACACTGAATATCAAACTGGACTAAGTTTTTCTTGTAGTTTAAATAGACTACCAGCCtagtttggccttgaacttgaaatacTACTGTGTCTGCcttccaagtgttgggattaccaGCATGCACTACCCCTTACACAGTCTTCACGGTGGGACAGCTTGGTGTTCAGGCACAGGAAAGGTGACAAAATGGAATACTGCTTCCACCACCAAAGGGTGTGTTCCCTGGGTTCTGAGTCAAATGGGCGCTCAGAGTCCTAGCCCCTCCACTTGGCACAAGCACCTGTCCTTAAAGTGAAATGGACTTCCTGCTTTAGGCAGGCGTCTGAGGCATGGACAGAAAGGAAGAACTGCAGCAACTGGAGCCTGCTCAGATCAAGGAGCCTCAGCCAGCTTGGAGTCACACACAGCTGATGTTTATTATATTACTCACAGTCTGACTAGTGTTTTTTGTGTTGTGTGGTGGACATATCTCAGGGAACCTCTCCTAGGACCTCAAGGACCGGGCTGTGGTTCCGGACCACGCAGGAGGCAAAGCTGAGGTCTTTCCCGAGCCCTGAGTTgatagggaaggaggaggggccaACAGCGTCGCCATTTCTTCAGCAGTGCTTTCTCCTCTCTCTACTTCCTCCACGCCCTGTAAGAAAGGAAGGCAGCTATGAACTGGGCCACAATGCTTTGTCCACATCCCTAAGGGATTTCACAGATTGGTTCTACCTAGTACGGAGAAAGGCCATGTTGACTGCCTTGGGTTATCTGTGCATTGAGCAGGCATGTACCacaggccaggcactgggagACAGAACAAAGGCATTTTCCCTACCTGGTAGAATTTAGTGTGGTTGTGCACACTTATGAGTATAATAACTAAGTGTTGTAAACCTACACTATTAACTACATAGAAGGATGAAACATGAGGATCAAAGCTCAATGCAAACTGGGACAGACAAACTTAAAgagactccaattagccagccaagtgccagaactggaggtgtagcttaagtagaagagcactaTGCATGAATGAAAAAGACAAGCGAAAAAATAAttcaagggggggctggggatatggcctagtggcaagagcgcttgccttgtatacatgaagccctgggttcaattccccagcaccacatacacagaaaacggccagaagtggcactgtggctcaagtggcagagtgctagccttgagcaaaaagaagccagggacagtgctcaggccctgagtccaaggcccaggactggcaaaaaaaaaaaaaatcaagagcggggagcctgagttcaagtcccagtactgacacaaaaataaccagagcaaaaagggctgaagatACGGCTTAAGTGGAACAGTGCTTGTTTAGTGAGTAGAAAGCTTTGAGTACAAATACCTGCAcctaaaaaaaaagtgaccagaGAATCTGTAAATTAGTTGTTACTTTCATTCAACATAAGGGAAAGCCCAAAACAATGAATCACCAATTGGGTCAATCCCCCGACGGTTCAGCCCTAAATGTCCAAATGCTGCTATTGGTCCAGACTTCCCAGATCAGATGTGTCATCCCACTTCCTGTGCCTGTCCGGTTGGGGGGAAAGTCTTACCTGTTagtcatcatcgtcatcatcctCTGGGACAAAAATGTCATGTTCCTCAAGTAGAGCAGCAAAGTTCTTGCTTATGAGGGTCCCGACATAGAGAAAGGGGATCACAATGGAGAACACACGTAGAAGACCAAAGGACATCTGCAGAGGGGTAGAATGTGGCCGTGAGCCCCGGAGCCCACTCGGGCAGAACCATGGAAGTCCTGGCCCTCTCAGGACATTTCCTCCATTGGGCTCAATGGGAAGCCACCTGATTTTAAAATCCTTGGGAAAATTCAGAACAAGACAATTTGTTGTGGCCATCAAAAAGGATGCGGTAAAGAAAGgcactgcaggggctgggaatatggcctagtggcaacagtgcttgcctcctatacatgaagccctgggtttaattccccagcaccacatatatagaaaaacagccagaagctgtgctatggctcaagtggtagagtgctagccttgagcaaaaagaagccagggacaggggctggaatctggcctagtggtagagtgctcacctcgtatacatgaagccctgggttcgattccccagcaccacatatatatataaaagccagaagtggcgctgtggctcagtggtagagtgctatccttgagcaaaaagaagccagggacagtgctcaggccctgagtccaagccccaggactggcaacaaaaacaaaacaaataaacaagccagggacagtgctcaggccctcagtgcaaggcccagaactggcaaaaaaacaaaacaaaaagaaaggcacTGCAGACATGTAAACTTTAGCTGGTGCAGCCTATAATCAGGCAAGAAAGCATTCAGGAGACTATAGTTGGCACTACCAGAAGATACCCAAGAAAAACTGAATTACAAGAGCATAGGGAAAGGATATTCTCTACAATTCTTCAGCAGGCTCCCCACCGCTTGAGAAATGTGACTTGAACTTTAGAAACAGCTATGTTGAAAAGTGGGCATGCCTTTATGCTAAAGTGGGCTGTTGAAATAGTGAATTTTCACCCCCATTTCTTCTCATGCTCTTCTGGtgttttgtgccttttaacaagGTAAACTGCACCCTCCTGTATTCTGTGAATTCAGCATAGGTGAGGTTAGctttaaaagacttaaaaaaaaaactaccatatAGCCCTGCAGTCAGAGAGCACTTTGGTTTGAGATAAGGGACTGTTCCCATTTTCCCTAGACCCAAAGGTCCGGAGGACAAGTGGCAGCAGTCAGTAGTGGAAACAGTAGGTCCTGGGCAGGGTCGTCCAGCGCGAAACCTGGCTAGCCTGGTTTCACCACTCAGGCTCGAGCCTGCCTTTGCAAAATCCTGCTGCTAACAATTCCTTGCACACTTCCCAGGGCTGCAAGTCACACGGGTCGAATCGCTCTGTCTGATCAAAAAAAAGGTCCTGTTCAACTTTAACTCCCTTTACAAACGCTTTTCACAATTCATTGCTTTCATCCGGTCAACTCTATGAGAGACACAGCAATTGCACGGCTTCTCTCTGCCTCAGGGGAACGAAGCACCACACCCATCACCATAAACTGTGCAAAACACAGCTTTTGCCCTTCAACTTCCGTCTCCAAGCCCCTTCTCCCAGCTGTCAAAACCACAACCAGTAGCGCACAAGTGTGTCCTTGGCCCGCCTTCCAGTCTACGCCGAGCCTACGATTGGCCTTCGCTCCTGTCAGTCATCATCGGCCGCCCGTACTCCTTGCCATGATTGGCCTCGGCCCTttcgccccgcccccgcgcagaCACTCACTTTCACAGGTTTGGGCAAAATGGCGCCGCTGCGGGTAACGATGACTGACCTAGACGGTACCAGGTTCGGACCTGCCCTGCCCTGGACGACGGGGACATCACCACCTTGCTTCCAGCTCAGCCCGCTCCGGAGAACCCCGGATCGGACAGACGAGGCCAAAGCCAGCCAGCGAGCCGCTCCGGACGCCATCTCCCAGCTCCGCCCCTCGCCCCCGGCACCCGCACCAAGCCTCGCGACGCCTGCCGGCGCCCACGAGAAGTCCAGGCCTCGGGCCGCGCTTGCGCAGCGCTTCCCCAGTCACCCGCCCGGCTCCGTGACGTCACGGGGACGACGCTGACGCGTCACCCTTTCCCCGCCTCCCCAGCCCTGATGGGCGGGGTCTCCAGCTCGGGGAGTTTACCCGACTCCAATTCCCAAGCCCAATACTTTTGGGTGGACTGTAGTGAGAAGCTTAAGGAGACAACATGAGTAAGAATGGGAATAAAAAAACTTTACTTAGTGTTCAGTTCCGTAGAAAACACTTAGAAAAATCAACGGAAGTCTGTACTGTGTACCTACATAACGGGTGCGGCGGGCTGCGGCCTCACTCCCCATACTGGGCTGAAAACAAGCCAGGCAGGCAGCACCAATCCAGGAGCCTGGgagacatctcagcctcctggggataAGAGGCAGACTTAGGCCTGGCTGGGTCTCTGCTGGCCCAAAGCCCCAGCAGGGAGGGAGGCTAGGAAGAGGCCATTTTGTGTTTGGGAAGGGGTGTCTCTGACCAGACTCTGCATCTCCTAACCATCCATGGACACTACACACCCCTAAGGGAGACGGGTGGGTCTAGCTAGCATCTGGGTCTGTATCTGCAGACCCAGGGGTCGTACCTTTCAGAGCCAAAAACACATCTACATGACGCTGGGGAGAGTAACAATGAGGGTTCTTGACAGGGAAACTCGTTTGGACAAGCAGAGTTGTGACGGTTCCTTCCCATGCAGTTTCACAGGAAGTTTCAGGAACGGGAACACTTTGGTATGGGAAGCTAGTCAGAAGACTTATCACAGTGCCAGGGCAGGTTCCTCGGAGCCACCTTGCCTGGCTGCTGAAGACAGGGTACGGGAAAGGTTTCTCTTGACTTGGAAAAGCTACCAAGGCTGCCCAGGGCACAGACCAGGACATCTGTGGAGGGGGCAgccaagaagaacaacaacaaaaaatcctctCTTTGGCTGGAGGCCCTCTCCTCCAAAGGGCCCTTCATAGAAATCCCTGTCACAAACAAATCCTTGTTCCCTGGCTATGTCAGTCTTTCAAGCTGATATGCCAGACAACCTGTGGGATTTAAATGCACAGCCTTCCTGTGTTAGAGATTATGGTTGTAGAATCTTGTGTGCAGGCCAAAGGTAGAGCAGGCCTACTTCCTCCATTTCATTAGCACCCTGAGAGAGGGGCAGAGACTTGGGGCTGCTCTGGGTGCTATGTAAGACTTCTTTGCTCTGCAGGCATATGCAAGAGAGGAAATGTTGATTCCTCCAGGCATAAGGAAGGATCTGGAATTTAGAGAAGGCCACAAAAGCGACCTTAGAAATGAGTAAACTTTTAACTCCTGAAGAAAGCTCAGCtagggagctagtggctcacgcctgtaatcccagctccccaggaggctgagatctgaggatcaaggttcaaagccagctggagcagaaaagtctgtgagactcttatctcttatctcttatcttgagctgtggctcaagtggtagagcaccagccttgtgcgagaaagccaagtgagagcttgaggcccaaagttcaagctttagtaccaactcaaagaaagaaaagaaggaaggaaggaagatggatggGCCACAGTGTCCTAACCAGCAGGACAGGGCCACAGCTTGAAAGGTTCAGGGCCTGTCCTGTCGCTCATGTTCTGGCTGGCTACCTTGCACCCTCTGCTGCCACCTGTGTCTCAGCGCCACAATCTCCTGGCCATACCAGTTGTGCAGGGTAGAGAAGCAGGAGGTCTCAGGGGACACAGGGCTCTGCCCTCTGCTTCGGAGGAGGCTGGCAGGGCCCTGCAATTCCCGCTCTACGGGATCCCGCCCAGCTGGCCTGCTGCCTCCTTCTTCCGTGAAGCACCCGGGGCTGTGGTCCCTGGGGAGGAAGTGGCCATTCCCCCAGGCTGGAGAGCAGCGGTCCGGAGCCTGTGGCTTTCGGTGAGTGGCGGTGACCTTCCAGGGTGAGGAGCGCTGCAAGGCCAGGCTCTGGCGGGCATCCTGCAGCTGGCTCTCCAGCTCTCGTACCACCAGACGCATGTAGCCGAAGCTGGCCCGGGACAGGGCCTTCACCCAGGCCTCTTGGGCCGCCTGCCCGTCCGCTGCCAGCAGGTGTGGGCGCACTCCAGGGGCATCAAAGCGGATGGCAAAGGCAAACTCCTCAGGCACGGGCGCCTCCGCCAACTCCACGGTGCAGCCCTCCAGCACCACCAGGCTGAGCGGGGCCCGGCCGTCGGGGCTCTCAAAGGAGAAGAGCAAGTTGCCCTTGAGGACAAACCAGCATCTTCGGCCAGTGCCACTGGGAGTGGGTGGGGTTCCTGGACCCCCCCACGTGCGCAGGAAGCCGGTGTGATCCGCCGGGGCGTCGCTGCGCGCGTAGTGGGCCACACTCCTCTTGTTCAGCTTCATGGTCTCACGAGAACTGCAAGATGGAGAGACGTGGCagcaggtggagggagggaggtggcccCTAGCGGGGAAGGAACTGGCTCTAGACCGGCCTGGGCTGCCCCGCGGCTCCTCCTGGCTTGCTGGCTGCACCCCGAGGCTCCGAGCTTTCATCTGTGAAGCAGGAGAGTTTCCACTGCCGTTCCTCTAAAGGGATGCGGTCAGATGCAGGCAGAAGGCTGGACATTGGAGACTCAGAGGAAAGGAATAAAATGGTCGGAAGAAGAGGAGGcaggaaagctgggcaccagcgcttactcctggaatcctagctattcaagagactgagatctgaagacccaggttcaaaaccagcctgggcgggaaagtctgtgaaactcttatttccaatgaaccaccaaaaaagcctgaaatgcAGCTGGGGCTCAAGacgtagagcgctagccttgagcaagagagctcagggacagtgctcaggccctgagttcaagccccagcattggtgcatgtgtgtatgtgcgtgtgtgtgtgtgtgcacgcgtgtgcttgCACACCTTTCTGATTCCAAGCCAGTAAGTGCAGGTAGGACAGGGTGGAAACATACTTGGCAAACAAGAGTGTGGCACAAACTAAGGGCACAGATGCCACAGTAGAGTTCACCAATCACAACTCCTGACTGCTGGAGCCCAAGGTTCTTCCCTGGCACTCCATTCAAGAGTCCTCCACACTCAGGCCAAACTGGCAGCCCAGCAACGCAGGGGAAAAAACGACAGGCGGCCAGggagcacaccccccccccccacctcttggTACAGGAATCCCCCGACAAAGCACTCACCCGCAGAGCTctcaggggaagggcagggctaCACAGCTCGGCCAACTCCGCGCCCAGGAAACCTACAAAACAACTGCCCAGGGCAGGAGAATTCCCACCGCGTCCCCGGGACCCAGGGAGACCTCAGCTTGCCCCGAGGAAGCCCTCCCAGACCCAACGCCCCGCCCAAGGCCAGGTCAGGGGGCAGCGCCCCGTGGATTTcctgctcaggccctgggcgGCCTTCTGCGGTGGGGGTCACCCAAGCCCTGCCGATGGCCACCGTGGACGGGACGGCCGTCCCCCGCTCTCCACGGCGGCCTCAATCGCGACTCCGGCGGGGTTTTGTTCCCACCGTGTCTAGGGCTGGCCGGGGCACCCCGAGTCACCCCCCTAGCCAGCAAGCACCGCGTGGGGGTCTGGGCTGGGGTGGTGCGAATGCATCAGACAAAGCAAAGCAGGGCCGACAtcccggcgggggtgggggaaccCGTGAGCTTAACCTCGAGGTGATGAGACGGACCCccccaggtggggggggggcggggatcggAGGCCGGGGGCCCGGTgatgggggggggccggggcccggggatcgggggggccggggcccggggatGGGGGGGGCCCGGGGGACCGAGGCCCGGGgatggggggggccggggcccggggatGGGGGGGCGAGGAGGCCGCAGACGCGAGCCCCATCCCgagtccctccctctcccccccccccccccgcgggcccggCCCGGCTGCAGGGCGGGAACCGCACGCCCGGCCTCGGCCCCCAGGCCTCCCCGGGAGCCCGGCCTCCGCGTCCCGGCCCGCGCGGCGCTTCCCGCCACGTCCCCGCGGCCAcgccctccccgcgcccgccgccgcccgccggcccgctcTCACCTCCCGCCGCCATCCGTCCCTGACCCCGAGCCTCGGCCTCGGCCCCGGCCGCTAGCGGGGCCGCGGGAGCGCGGAGAGGAcctcggcgggcgggcgggcgggcggctcggGTTaccgcccggcccctccccgcccagcGCTCTCTCCAGGCGGTGGGATCGGTAAAGCCGGCTCGGGATCCACCCACACCCCCAGGGAAACCGAGGCCCGGGGCTGTGTGGATCTGCCTGAGCCTCAGCGCTAGTCTGTGCCCGCGTggcctcgaacccagggcccaggtCAGGCGGGCTGCTCCACGCACGGGGTCTCCCACCCAAGCCCTCTTCGGACTCCTACACGGCCTGCAAAGCCCTGCCACCCGAGCCTCCGCAGGTCACTCATGTGTGCAGCCCTggggcgccccctccccaacacctAGCGATGGAGACCCCAGGTTTCCGTAGCTTTCTTGGGTCACCTTGTCATCCCAGCACTAACCATGACAGAAACTCCCCGTATGGCCcacctttgtgtttgttttgtcagtactACAGCCTCTGGCTCTTATTTggcctttctgctcaaagctggcgctctgccacttgggccacacctccatttccagcgttTTGCTGTTTAGAGAGATGGAAGCCTcacagatttgcctgcctgggggggggggggcgggctggcttcaaacctccatcttcaggtatcagcctcagagtagctggaatgacaggcgtgggccacccgTGGCAAGAAAGCGTGGCAAGCTTTCTCAATCGTGTCTCCTTCACTAAATTTGTTTAATGAGCCGGATAAACTAGTAACTGTGATCgaaggtgatggtgatggtgtgggaaagcagagcagagcaggggcGGCTGGTTGTGGTGTGGTTGGGAGATTGCGACTTCAAATGGAATGGGCAAAGTAGACCTCATGGAGAAGGGGCCGCTTGGCCAACACTTGAAAGCAATAGTCAGCTAACCCTAGATCTAGAAGGTTCCAGGCAAAGGGAATAGGCCTGTTGGCGCTGGAGGAACTGCTAGGAAGCCGGCGGGTTGGGAGCTGGGGGGGCCCCCGCGCTGGGCTTTCCAGGATTCCTCTCAGCTGCAAAGGCAAGAATAAAACGCAAACGCCAGCAGACCCGTGGCAGGAGCTGCTCTGCCAGTCCAAGGTCTTCAGAGCAGCGAGGGGCCGCCAGATCCACTGCGAATTCTAAAGGTAGAAAGGGATTctggacgctgtggctcacgcctgcaatcttagctactcaggaggctgagacctggaagaggAGGGTTCTAAGCTAGCCAGGGTAGGAGACTCTGCGAGCTCTCATCTTCCATCAGccgcccccccaaaaagccagaagtggagagctgtggttccagtggtaaagcaccagtatTGAATGGATAAAGCCAAGGGACCagagccctgcgttcaagccacACTGTCAGCCCAAGGAAAAGAAAGGCGGGGgatggagggtggggagaggaggcttGGTGGAGAAATTGGAGGGGTGAGGGAAAGGGAGCGGGTGTCAGTACCTGGGAAGCGGCGGGTGTTTGACTTGGGGCCGGTTTCGCTTGAGATCTAGCTGCTATCCGAGGGAGGGTGTGTGCCTGGCACTCAGTAGACAGACGCTCAGTTACTactgggagggaagaagggatggtCCGAGGGTCCCCGGGGCGTCCCACGGGGAAGGCGCGCCTCCCTGTGTTTGCGTTCACccactcatcccccccccccagcagtgcGTTTCCACGTCCACGGCCACGTTCCTTCCCCCCGCGGGCTCTCAGCGCCCGCGGCCGGCAGAGCCTCAGCGCCGCCGGGCCAACCTTCCGCCGGCTCCCGCCTAGGCCGAGCGGGCGTGCGAGGGGCGGGGCGTGCGCAGGGCCCGCCCCCGACGGGTGGGCGTGGCGTGGCGTTGCTAGGGGAGTTCTGATAGGTTGTGCCGGaaccccggaggccccgccccctggaaCGCGATAGGAGAATCAGATGACTGGAAACAGCCGAGGGtcgcggaggcggcggcggcgggaggcgcGGGGGACGCGGGGGGCTGAGCGAGCGGCGGGTGAGCGCggcggcccggggcgcggggcggggcgcggggcgggacgccggggcgcggggctggccgTCCCGTGGGCCGAGGGCGAGAACCCGGATCCGGGCGGCCGCCGGGTGCCCGGGCGCCTCGGGCGTCTGGGTTCCTCCTCTGGCCGGTGGCTGCGGGTCGCTGGCTCCGGCCTGGCCCAGCGCCGACCTTGGGCGCTCGGGGTGGCCGAGGTCCCGCCggaccagacccccccccccgtggggtgTTCCCGGGGAAGGAGGAGCCCGGGACCCCGGAAGCGATGCCGGGGGTGAGGGGACGAGGGCTGGGGACCGAGGTGAAGGCGGCGGGGCGCCCGGGTAGCCGCCACCCTCGTCCCTCTAACGGCCTCTGCCTTCCCGACGCCGACGCAGAACGCTGGTAGCGGCCGAGCAGTTCGGTGAGGTGGCGGGGCGCCGACTCCCCAGCCATGCTGCTGAGGACAGGTACCTGCAGCGgggcgggagcgggggggggggggggcgaggcccAGCCCTCCGCCGCCGCCTGTTCTC contains:
- the Smdt1 gene encoding essential MCU regulator, mitochondrial, which gives rise to MASGAARWLALASSVRSGVLRSGLSWKQGGDVPVVQGRAGPNLVPSRSVIVTRSGAILPKPVKMSFGLLRVFSIVIPFLYVGTLISKNFAALLEEHDIFVPEDDDDDD
- the Pheta2 gene encoding sesquipedalian-2 produces the protein MKLNKRSVAHYARSDAPADHTGFLRTWGGPGTPPTPSGTGRRCWFVLKGNLLFSFESPDGRAPLSLVVLEGCTVELAEAPVPEEFAFAIRFDAPGVRPHLLAADGQAAQEAWVKALSRASFGYMRLVVRELESQLQDARQSLALQRSSPWKVTATHRKPQAPDRCSPAWGNGHFLPRDHSPGCFTEEGGSRPAGRDPVERELQGPASLLRSRGQSPVSPETSCFSTLHNWYGQEIVALRHRWQQRVQGSQPEHERQDRP